One part of the Terriglobales bacterium genome encodes these proteins:
- a CDS encoding slipin family protein encodes MELLVVAILIVIIAGLSVKIFFSVFRRVTVYEFQRGLKYKNGRMVGVLEPGAYWISRLNSDVTLVDVRSRFVSIVGQELLSSDGITLKLSIAAQYEIIDPKLAVHSSENVHTAIYLLLQMVLRDIVTGAKADDILGQRNQISARLLEMGVPHAEKIGLKLLAADVKDITLPGEMKKVYAQVVKAQKEGQAALEKARGETAALRNLANAAKMIEENPSLLQLRMLQHLGDSSGNTVVFGASTGEVVPIQRNGRKKVEKPDEESGE; translated from the coding sequence ATGGAACTGCTGGTTGTTGCGATTCTTATCGTCATTATTGCGGGCTTGTCGGTGAAGATTTTCTTTTCCGTGTTCCGGCGCGTGACTGTGTACGAATTTCAGCGCGGGTTGAAATACAAGAACGGGCGAATGGTCGGCGTGCTCGAGCCTGGTGCCTACTGGATCTCCAGGCTGAATTCCGACGTCACACTGGTGGACGTGCGCTCGCGATTCGTATCGATCGTGGGACAGGAGCTGCTTAGCTCGGACGGGATCACACTGAAGCTGAGCATCGCGGCGCAATACGAGATTATCGATCCGAAACTGGCGGTGCACTCTTCTGAAAATGTGCATACAGCCATTTATCTGCTGCTGCAGATGGTGCTGCGCGACATCGTAACCGGAGCGAAGGCAGATGACATCCTAGGCCAGAGGAACCAGATTTCCGCACGGCTGCTGGAGATGGGCGTGCCACATGCGGAAAAGATTGGCTTAAAGCTGCTGGCTGCCGATGTGAAAGACATTACTCTGCCCGGCGAAATGAAAAAGGTGTACGCACAGGTCGTGAAGGCGCAGAAGGAGGGACAGGCGGCGCTGGAGAAGGCACGCGGCGAGACGGCGGCGCTGAGAAACCTGGCGAATGCGGCAAAGATGATCGAGGAAAATCCGAGCTTGCTGCAACTGCGCATGCTTCAGCACCTGGGCGACAGTTCCGGCAATACCGTAGTGTTCGGCGCATCTACAGGAGAAGTGGTCCCGATTCAGAGGAACGGGCGCAAGAAAGTCGAAAAGCCTGACGAAGAGAGCGGCGAGTAA
- a CDS encoding alpha/beta hydrolase family protein has protein sequence MRALSRHLAVILLLSLAAAAQAPQLKEAEFQSKSMGRAMHYRVYVPASYAQGEKRYPVLYLLHGLYGNQKDWSDRTEIKSYLDGADLIVVMPDANDSWYVNWDTDPKQRYEDYIIKDLVAEIESNYRIDVKRESRFIAGLSMGGYGALKFGLKYPQMFSFAGSFSGALNAPTRLEDQEQNFANQLDKAFGAKDSKTRADNDILRLIKVADVNAIPYLYLDCGSDDFLLQANRDFVAVLPGLHVRYQYQERPGKHEWPFWDRSIRQFLPLLQAH, from the coding sequence ATGCGAGCACTATCCAGACATCTTGCAGTCATACTCCTGCTGTCGCTTGCCGCTGCGGCGCAAGCTCCACAACTAAAAGAAGCCGAATTTCAAAGCAAGTCCATGGGACGTGCGATGCACTACCGCGTTTATGTGCCTGCGTCGTACGCGCAGGGAGAGAAAAGGTATCCCGTGCTGTATCTGCTGCATGGACTGTACGGAAACCAGAAAGACTGGTCGGACCGGACCGAGATCAAAAGCTACCTCGATGGCGCGGACCTCATCGTCGTGATGCCTGATGCGAATGATTCCTGGTATGTGAATTGGGATACGGATCCCAAGCAGCGCTACGAGGACTACATCATTAAGGACCTCGTCGCCGAGATCGAAAGCAATTATCGAATCGACGTGAAGCGCGAATCCCGTTTCATCGCCGGACTTTCCATGGGCGGCTACGGCGCGCTTAAGTTCGGGCTGAAGTATCCACAGATGTTCTCATTTGCCGGAAGCTTCAGTGGAGCCCTGAATGCACCGACGCGCCTTGAGGATCAAGAGCAGAACTTCGCCAACCAACTCGACAAGGCCTTCGGAGCGAAGGACAGCAAAACTCGCGCTGACAACGACATCTTGCGCCTGATTAAGGTCGCCGACGTGAACGCAATTCCCTATTTGTATCTCGACTGCGGCAGCGACGATTTCTTGCTACAGGCAAACCGCGACTTTGTTGCCGTTTTGCCAGGCTTGCATGTGCGTTATCAGTATCAGGAGCGTCCCGGGAAGCACGAGTGGCCGTTCTGGGATCGCAGCATCCGCCAATTCCTGCCGTTGTTGCAAGCGCACTGA
- a CDS encoding TonB family protein: MSTRKRPSNGMIVSAGLHLIVLGIILHRPEAIFVSPNYTQLGSGTRTTYVLTYMPEGADEPVPLERDKMALKSAPPKSKAKSDKIKPKEKPKFDQRGEVADKNATAGTPYGSLYEAMANGHDVRPAIPVIFPKPDVSNADLPPGLQGKVIVEVTIDSDGSVIDTKLLQSISPHIDEKVIAAVQRWRFRPAVMDGQPIPSKHDVYFNFPS; this comes from the coding sequence ATGTCGACTAGAAAGCGGCCATCCAACGGGATGATCGTTTCGGCCGGTCTGCACCTGATCGTCCTGGGAATCATCCTGCATCGTCCCGAGGCAATCTTCGTCAGCCCAAATTACACACAATTGGGAAGCGGAACGAGAACCACTTACGTTCTGACCTATATGCCGGAAGGCGCGGACGAACCGGTTCCACTCGAACGCGACAAGATGGCACTGAAGTCGGCACCGCCGAAGTCAAAAGCCAAGTCCGACAAAATCAAGCCCAAAGAGAAGCCGAAGTTCGACCAGCGGGGCGAAGTCGCCGACAAGAACGCCACCGCCGGAACGCCCTACGGTTCGCTCTACGAAGCAATGGCGAACGGACACGACGTACGCCCGGCAATCCCGGTTATCTTCCCCAAGCCCGATGTGAGCAATGCCGATCTGCCGCCGGGACTTCAGGGCAAGGTCATTGTCGAGGTGACAATCGACAGCGACGGCAGCGTGATCGACACCAAGTTGCTACAAAGCATCTCTCCGCACATTGACGAGAAAGTCATCGCGGCAGTACAAAGATGGCGGTTTCGCCCGGCCGTCATGGACGGCCAGCCGATCCCTTCCAAGCACGACGTCTACTTCAACTTCCCCTCTTAG
- the gcvT gene encoding glycine cleavage system aminomethyltransferase GcvT, protein MSSAVEVNAPRKTALNAVHRQMGAKMVDFNGWDMPVEYPPSGDRKSGGLIAEHLAVRSGVGIFDVSHMGDIHVHGPEALAAIQHICMNDASKLNIGQAQYSAMLYPNGTFVDDVIIHKMADDDYLIVINAGTREKDFGWVRDNARGFNCKVEDLSDQFTQIAIQGPKGVDLLQRLTDADLSKVKFYWFTHGTVCGLKNILIARTGYTAEDGFEIYVPSDEKTSSMVWNKVMEAGKDLGVLPCGLGARNTLRLEGRLPLYGHEISDSINVWEAGLDRFCKMEKPEFTGKDALARAKEKGVGRVLVGLEMVDRGIARDGYKVLSPIGAEIGYVTSGSPAPFLKKNVALAYVPPSHSAVDTEVAVEIRGQAVKAKVVPTPFYKRPKKT, encoded by the coding sequence GTGTCATCTGCCGTCGAAGTGAATGCTCCCCGAAAAACCGCATTAAACGCAGTTCATCGTCAGATGGGCGCCAAGATGGTGGACTTCAATGGCTGGGACATGCCCGTGGAATATCCGCCGTCTGGCGACCGCAAATCCGGCGGACTGATTGCAGAGCACCTTGCCGTGCGCTCGGGTGTTGGCATCTTCGACGTCAGCCACATGGGCGACATTCACGTCCACGGACCCGAGGCGCTCGCGGCCATCCAGCATATCTGCATGAACGACGCGTCGAAGCTGAACATCGGACAGGCGCAGTATTCGGCGATGCTGTATCCGAATGGCACTTTCGTTGACGACGTGATCATTCACAAGATGGCAGACGATGATTACCTGATCGTCATCAACGCAGGAACCCGCGAGAAAGATTTCGGTTGGGTGCGCGATAACGCTCGAGGTTTCAACTGCAAAGTAGAGGACCTGAGCGACCAATTCACGCAGATCGCGATTCAGGGGCCGAAGGGCGTCGACCTGCTGCAACGGCTAACGGATGCCGACTTAAGCAAGGTGAAATTCTACTGGTTTACGCACGGGACAGTCTGCGGACTAAAGAACATCCTGATCGCGCGGACCGGTTACACGGCGGAGGACGGTTTCGAGATTTACGTTCCCAGCGATGAAAAGACCAGCTCAATGGTATGGAACAAGGTGATGGAAGCCGGAAAGGACCTCGGCGTCCTGCCTTGCGGACTGGGTGCTCGCAACACGTTACGTCTGGAAGGAAGACTTCCACTCTACGGACACGAGATTTCAGACAGTATCAACGTTTGGGAGGCCGGACTGGACCGCTTCTGCAAGATGGAGAAGCCGGAATTCACCGGTAAGGACGCGCTGGCACGGGCTAAGGAAAAAGGTGTTGGGCGCGTTCTGGTCGGGCTTGAAATGGTGGACCGAGGTATCGCGCGAGACGGGTACAAGGTGCTGAGTCCGATCGGAGCGGAAATAGGGTACGTGACGAGCGGATCGCCCGCGCCATTCTTGAAGAAGAACGTTGCATTGGCGTACGTGCCTCCGTCTCATTCGGCGGTGGACACGGAAGTTGCGGTTGAGATTCGCGGCCAGGCGGTGAAGGCGAAGGTGGTGCCCACACCGTTTTATAAAAGGCCGAAGAAGACTTAG
- the gcvH gene encoding glycine cleavage system protein GcvH, producing MAYPADFKYTKEHEWIKVEGNTGTIGITDHAQQALGDIVFVELPKVGASITSGQSFGTVESVKAVSDLYAPVSGTVTEVNADLATAPEKVNSDPHGAWMIKITLANTAEANSLMSAADYEAFVAEEK from the coding sequence ATGGCTTATCCGGCGGACTTCAAATACACGAAAGAGCACGAGTGGATCAAGGTGGAAGGCAACACCGGCACAATCGGCATCACGGACCATGCGCAGCAGGCGCTGGGCGACATCGTTTTCGTTGAGTTGCCAAAAGTGGGTGCGTCGATCACATCGGGGCAGAGCTTCGGAACCGTCGAATCGGTCAAGGCCGTCAGCGACCTTTATGCTCCGGTTTCCGGCACGGTAACCGAAGTGAACGCTGACCTGGCGACCGCGCCGGAAAAGGTGAACAGCGATCCCCATGGCGCATGGATGATCAAGATCACGCTGGCCAACACCGCCGAAGCGAATTCTCTGATGTCTGCCGCTGATTACGAGGCATTCGTAGCGGAAGAGAAGTAG
- a CDS encoding cysteine synthase family protein, which translates to MPYSENVSLAIGNTALVKLQKIIPSNGAEIFVKLELQNPTGSMKDRMALGLISKAEEDGRLKPGDTLIEYTGGTTGASLAMVCAAKGYKIHVVSSRAFSQEKLDQMVALGAKLTLVPYDGGGITKQLILQMIEEARRLSREPHTYWADQLNNADSIAGYHALGEEIWEQAGGRVDAFIQSVGTAASLRGVATVLKRHNPKVKIIAVEPGESNVLSGGKPGAHDIEGIGIGYKPPLWDDSIVDEVLSVNTEDAKEMARELARKEGIFAGTSSGGNVQAALRVAEKLGPQARIVTLMIDSGLKYVSTDLYRREENESAPA; encoded by the coding sequence ATGCCTTATAGCGAAAACGTGTCTCTGGCGATCGGCAATACCGCACTCGTAAAGCTTCAGAAGATTATCCCCTCGAACGGCGCTGAAATATTCGTCAAGCTTGAGCTTCAGAACCCCACTGGCAGCATGAAGGACCGCATGGCCCTGGGGCTGATCTCAAAGGCCGAAGAAGACGGCCGCCTGAAACCCGGCGACACCTTGATCGAATACACCGGCGGGACGACCGGAGCGTCCCTCGCCATGGTCTGCGCGGCGAAGGGATACAAAATTCACGTTGTCAGCTCACGCGCCTTCAGCCAGGAAAAGCTCGACCAGATGGTCGCGCTCGGCGCCAAGCTCACGCTGGTTCCCTACGATGGCGGCGGCATTACCAAGCAACTTATCCTCCAGATGATCGAAGAGGCCCGCAGGCTCAGCCGCGAGCCTCACACCTACTGGGCCGACCAACTCAACAATGCTGACAGCATCGCCGGATATCACGCCTTGGGCGAGGAGATATGGGAACAGGCCGGTGGAAGAGTCGATGCCTTTATCCAGTCCGTGGGCACGGCGGCGTCGCTACGCGGCGTCGCAACTGTCCTGAAACGTCACAACCCGAAGGTGAAGATCATTGCGGTCGAACCGGGAGAATCCAATGTGCTCTCGGGCGGGAAGCCCGGCGCACATGACATTGAAGGGATCGGTATCGGCTACAAACCGCCGCTCTGGGACGACAGCATCGTGGACGAAGTCCTCTCGGTCAATACCGAGGATGCGAAAGAGATGGCGCGCGAACTGGCACGCAAAGAAGGCATTTTCGCCGGAACATCCTCGGGCGGAAACGTTCAGGCGGCGCTTCGCGTCGCAGAGAAGTTGGGGCCCCAGGCGAGAATTGTCACGTTGATGATCGACTCGGGATTGAAGTACGTGAGTACCGATTTGTATCGGCGAGAGGAAAACGAATCAGCACCGGCGTAG
- the gcvPA gene encoding aminomethyl-transferring glycine dehydrogenase subunit GcvPA → MRYLPKSPSDREQMLREIGVKSIDDLFAPIPPNARLTTDLKIPRQMAESEILDYFRQRGDENGKGYASFLGAGAYNHYRPVVIDSLISRGEFFTAYTPYQAEIAQGTLQAIFEFQTMICELTGMEVANASMYDGSTAATEAVMMAERITGKTGCVVARSVHPEYREVLATYGKYQGMPIANVGFGENGRVNLDELDKTLTNQACVLIQSPNFFGTIEDVAAIADLAHKKGALVAVAIAEAVSLGIVRPPVEADIVAMEAQSFGVPLGFGGPYAGVIATKEKFVRQIPGRLVGETVDKNGKRGFVLTLSTREQHIRREKATSNICTNQALIALMATIFMTIYGREGMRELAKQNLAKAAYAADAFKKAGAKVLFDGAPRFNEFVVQSKADPYAINEALIQQKIIGGFVLKKFYPELGNTAVWCVTEMNSREQIDAVAKEVSR, encoded by the coding sequence ATGCGATATCTTCCGAAATCTCCCAGCGACAGAGAACAGATGCTGCGCGAGATAGGCGTCAAAAGTATCGACGACCTGTTCGCGCCGATCCCACCGAATGCAAGACTGACAACCGACCTGAAGATTCCGCGCCAGATGGCGGAGTCGGAGATCCTCGATTACTTCCGCCAGCGCGGCGACGAAAACGGCAAAGGTTACGCTTCGTTCCTCGGCGCGGGCGCGTACAACCACTATCGTCCGGTGGTCATTGATTCGCTCATCTCTCGCGGCGAGTTCTTCACCGCCTATACGCCTTACCAGGCGGAGATCGCGCAGGGGACGCTACAGGCGATCTTCGAATTCCAGACGATGATCTGCGAACTGACCGGCATGGAAGTGGCGAACGCGTCCATGTACGACGGGTCCACCGCCGCAACCGAGGCCGTGATGATGGCCGAGCGCATCACCGGGAAGACCGGATGCGTGGTGGCGCGCAGCGTTCATCCGGAATATCGCGAAGTGCTGGCGACCTACGGCAAGTATCAGGGCATGCCGATCGCGAACGTCGGCTTCGGCGAGAACGGTCGCGTGAACCTCGACGAGCTCGACAAGACGCTAACGAACCAGGCTTGCGTATTGATTCAGTCTCCGAATTTCTTCGGCACCATTGAAGACGTCGCGGCGATTGCTGACCTGGCCCACAAGAAAGGTGCTTTGGTAGCTGTCGCGATTGCCGAGGCGGTTTCGCTTGGAATCGTGCGGCCTCCCGTGGAAGCTGACATTGTTGCGATGGAAGCGCAGTCGTTCGGCGTGCCGCTCGGCTTCGGCGGCCCATACGCTGGCGTGATCGCGACGAAAGAAAAGTTCGTTCGCCAGATCCCCGGACGCCTCGTCGGCGAGACCGTCGATAAAAACGGAAAGCGCGGATTCGTGCTGACGCTCTCCACGCGCGAGCAACACATTCGCCGCGAGAAGGCGACCTCGAACATCTGCACCAACCAGGCGCTGATCGCGCTTATGGCGACGATCTTCATGACCATCTACGGACGCGAAGGCATGCGGGAATTAGCCAAGCAAAATCTCGCGAAGGCGGCCTACGCGGCGGATGCGTTCAAGAAGGCCGGTGCGAAGGTGCTCTTCGACGGCGCGCCGCGGTTCAATGAATTCGTGGTGCAGTCGAAGGCTGATCCTTACGCGATCAATGAAGCGCTGATCCAGCAGAAGATTATCGGCGGATTCGTGCTAAAGAAGTTTTATCCGGAACTCGGCAATACGGCTGTCTGGTGCGTAACCGAGATGAACTCGCGCGAGCAGATTGACGCGGTCGCGAAGGAGGTGTCGCGGTGA
- the gcvPB gene encoding aminomethyl-transferring glycine dehydrogenase subunit GcvPB has product MSINDKIKKATTHVIQNEGLIFEKSSPGKKGYKLAPLDVPEVDASKLLGNVERKQDAALPEVSEIEIIRHFTRISTWNYGVDTGLYPLGSCTMKYNARVNEVAARREGLANAHPYQPEKLSQGALKILKLLSDCLIEITGMDAITLQPAAGAHGELTGILMVRAHLEAQGNPRKKILIPDSAHGTNPATAAIAGYAVENLKSNDKGMVDLAALEAQVTEDVAALMLTNPSTIGVYETELHKVAEILHRKGALLYMDGANMNALVGKTQPGKNGVDVMHLNLHKTFSTPHGGGGPGSGPVAVKKVLEPYLPTPVVVEKAGGLLGFEYNRPQSIGRVRMYYGNFGMHVRALAYIMANGPDGLRQTTEDAVLNANYIRKKLEGVYELPYKTPSLHEVVFNDRIQQKKGIKTGDIAKRLIDYGFHPYTVSFPLIVHGALMIEPTESESKEELDLFIDAMKAVAQEAEENPEIILNAPHTTRISRLDEVRAARQPILRWKPKAQSAAE; this is encoded by the coding sequence GTGAGCATCAACGACAAGATCAAGAAAGCGACGACGCACGTTATCCAGAACGAAGGCCTCATCTTCGAGAAGTCCTCGCCGGGGAAGAAGGGCTACAAACTGGCTCCGCTCGACGTGCCGGAAGTGGACGCCTCTAAGTTGCTCGGCAACGTAGAGCGCAAACAAGACGCGGCTTTGCCTGAGGTGAGCGAAATCGAGATCATTCGGCACTTCACACGCATCTCGACGTGGAACTACGGCGTCGATACTGGCCTTTACCCGCTCGGTTCCTGCACGATGAAGTACAACGCGCGTGTCAACGAGGTGGCCGCGCGGCGTGAAGGTCTCGCGAATGCGCATCCGTATCAACCGGAGAAGCTATCGCAGGGCGCGCTGAAGATCCTGAAGCTTCTGAGCGACTGCCTGATCGAGATCACCGGCATGGATGCGATCACGCTTCAGCCGGCGGCAGGTGCACACGGAGAACTTACCGGCATCCTGATGGTGCGGGCACATCTGGAAGCGCAGGGGAATCCGCGCAAGAAGATACTCATTCCCGATTCCGCCCACGGAACAAACCCTGCTACCGCGGCGATTGCGGGTTATGCGGTTGAGAACCTCAAGTCGAATGACAAGGGCATGGTCGATCTGGCCGCACTCGAGGCGCAGGTGACGGAAGATGTCGCCGCGCTCATGCTCACCAATCCAAGCACGATTGGCGTCTACGAAACCGAGCTGCACAAGGTTGCCGAGATCCTGCATCGAAAGGGCGCGTTGCTCTACATGGACGGCGCGAACATGAATGCCTTGGTCGGCAAAACCCAGCCCGGCAAGAACGGCGTCGATGTCATGCACCTGAACCTTCACAAGACGTTCTCGACGCCACACGGTGGTGGCGGTCCGGGGTCGGGTCCGGTCGCGGTGAAGAAGGTGCTGGAGCCATATCTCCCGACACCAGTGGTCGTCGAGAAGGCTGGCGGGCTGCTTGGGTTTGAGTACAACCGTCCGCAATCGATTGGTCGTGTGCGGATGTACTACGGCAACTTCGGCATGCATGTCCGCGCGCTGGCTTACATCATGGCGAACGGCCCGGATGGTCTGCGGCAGACGACCGAAGACGCGGTGCTGAACGCAAACTACATCCGCAAGAAGTTGGAAGGCGTGTACGAACTGCCGTACAAGACCCCGTCGCTGCATGAAGTGGTCTTCAACGACCGCATCCAGCAGAAGAAGGGAATCAAGACCGGCGACATCGCGAAACGACTAATCGATTACGGATTCCATCCGTACACGGTTTCGTTCCCGCTGATTGTTCACGGAGCACTGATGATCGAACCAACGGAGAGCGAGTCGAAGGAAGAACTCGATCTTTTCATCGACGCCATGAAGGCAGTTGCACAAGAGGCCGAAGAGAATCCGGAGATCATACTGAATGCGCCGCATACCACGCGCATCTCGCGCCTCGATGAAGTACGCGCAGCGAGACAGCCAATCCTGCGCTGGAAACCAAAAGCGCAGTCAGCGGCTGAGTAG
- a CDS encoding MBL fold metallo-hydrolase, with protein sequence MLKLHVVQAEFGDCLFLEYGSGGNSKFILIDGGPADIYPLHLKQFLESIRQQSSPLEAAVLSHSDADHITGLLDYFSDLQTSGGAGSLPRPAVLWHNSFSKTIDVNNALAPRMQTLQAQSPQAFSADSGIAIHGVGEGNALRLKALQLNIPLNDGFPNSLVLADTAPNPISFDNLELHVVGPTQEDLDELRQEWDDWLNEHEDAINSGNPFVMANSDRSVPNLSSIMLYAKADGKTILLTGDGRSDHLLNGLETAGLLQNGKLHVDVLKLMHHGSDRNVTKTFFKKVTADTYVASANGRDDNPDLATLIWIAEAAQEQQREITIFVTNDTPSVASFKEQYPPAEYGYKLKIMPKTKHSLALDLA encoded by the coding sequence GTGCTGAAACTACACGTGGTACAAGCGGAGTTTGGCGATTGTTTGTTCCTGGAGTACGGAAGCGGTGGAAACTCAAAATTCATCCTGATCGACGGCGGGCCCGCCGACATATATCCACTGCACCTGAAACAATTTTTGGAGAGCATTCGCCAGCAAAGCAGTCCTCTAGAAGCGGCTGTGTTGAGCCATTCCGATGCGGACCATATCACTGGCCTGCTTGATTATTTTTCCGACCTTCAGACTTCAGGCGGGGCAGGCTCACTGCCCAGACCCGCGGTTCTTTGGCACAACTCGTTCTCGAAGACCATTGACGTGAATAACGCTCTCGCACCGCGGATGCAGACGTTGCAGGCCCAGTCGCCTCAGGCTTTCTCTGCCGATTCCGGCATTGCCATTCACGGCGTTGGTGAAGGAAATGCGTTGCGCCTGAAGGCTCTGCAACTGAATATTCCACTGAACGATGGCTTCCCCAACAGCCTTGTTCTAGCAGACACGGCCCCTAACCCAATCTCGTTCGACAACCTGGAACTGCATGTAGTTGGTCCGACTCAGGAGGATCTCGACGAACTTCGTCAAGAATGGGACGATTGGCTCAACGAGCACGAGGATGCAATTAACTCGGGCAATCCGTTCGTGATGGCGAATTCCGATCGCAGTGTCCCGAACTTGAGCAGCATCATGCTGTACGCGAAAGCCGATGGAAAGACAATCCTGCTCACTGGAGATGGCCGCAGTGACCATCTGCTGAATGGCCTGGAAACTGCTGGGCTTCTGCAAAACGGCAAGCTTCACGTGGATGTGCTCAAACTCATGCACCACGGCAGCGATCGCAATGTCACCAAGACTTTCTTCAAGAAGGTAACTGCCGACACTTACGTCGCATCTGCGAATGGCAGAGACGACAATCCTGATCTCGCCACGCTAATCTGGATCGCCGAAGCCGCACAGGAGCAGCAGCGCGAAATCACCATCTTCGTAACCAATGACACTCCGTCGGTGGCAAGTTTCAAAGAGCAGTACCCTCCGGCGGAGTACGGATATAAGCTGAAAATCATGCCGAAGACAAAACACAGTCTTGCTCTTGACTTGGCATGA